ACTACCTGGCCGGTCTGAACGAACCCGACGCGCGCCTGCGCCCGCTGTTGCGGCCGGCGCTGCCCCTGCCGCACGCGGCGTCCGCGCATGAGGCGGCGGCGCAGCAGATCGCCGCGCAAGTTGCCGATGCGCAAGGCACGCCGCTGCCGGTGTTCGTGCTGGAAGGCGACGACCCCGGCGCGCAGGAAGACGTGGCGGCGCGCGCCGCGCATGCCGCGGGCCTCGCGTGCCTGACGCTGCAGGCCGAGGACGTGCCGGCCGACGCCGCCGAACGCAATGCGATCCTGACGCTCTGGCAGCGCGACGCCGTGCTGCTGGGCGCCGCCTTGTACATCGACGCCTCGGAAGGCCTGACACCGGCGGCGCGGCATCTGGTGGAACAGGCCGGCGGACTGTGCCTCGTGGGCGTGCGCGAGCCGGTCACGCTGCGCGCGGCCTCGCGTCCGTGCACGGTGGCCCGGCCGCAAGAGGCCGACCGCAGAACCCTGTGGCGGCAGGCGCTGGGGCCAGAGGCCGCCGCGCGCGTGGGCGATGCCGTGGACCAGGCGGCCAGCCAGTTCGGCCTGGACTCGCGAACCTTGCAGCGCACCGCCGCCGCGCTGGCGCCGGCACTGCAGGAGACCGGCGCCGATCCGGCCGCTGTGCTCTGGCAGGGCTGCGCGCAGGCCAGCCGCCGCAAGCTGGACGGCTTGGCGCAGCGCCTGACGCCGGCCGCAGGCTGGGACGATCTGGTGCTGCCCGAGCCGCAGCGCGCGGTGCTGCGTCAGATCGCGGCGCATCTGCGCCAGCGCTATCGCGTCCATCAGGATTGGGGCTTTGCCGCCGCGCAGTCGCGGGGCCTGGGCCTTGCCACCCTGTTCACCGGCGAAAGCGGCACGGGCAAGACCATGGCCGCCGAAGCCCTGGCCCGCGAGACTGGGCTGGACCTGTACCGCATCGATCTATCCGCCGTGGTCAGCAAGTACATCGGCGAGACCGAAAAGAATCTGCGGCGCCTGTTCGAGGCCGCGGAAGACGGCGGCGCGATCCTGCTGTTCGACGAGGCGGACGCGCTCTTTGGCAAGCGTTCGGAGGTCAAGGACAGCCACGACCGCTACGCCAACATCGAAATCAGCTACCTGCTGCAACGCATGGAGTCGTACCGGGGCCTCGCGGTGCTGACCACCAATCTGAAATCCAACCTGGACAGCGCCTTTCTGCGGCGGCTGCGCTTTGTCGTGCAGTTTCCGTTTCCTGACCTGGACCAGCGCGCGCGGATCTGGCGCGGCGTGTTCCCGGCCGCCACACCGACCCGCGATCTCGATCCGCGCCAACTGGCGCGCCTGAACCTGACGGGCGGCAGCATCCGCAACGTCGCGCTGAACGCGGCCTTCCTGGCCGCCGATGCCGGCACCGAAGTCACCATGGCTCACGTGCTGCAAGCCGCGCACGCCGAAGCCGCAAAACGGGAACGGCCGCTGGCCGATGCCGAAACGAGAGGTTGGCCATGAAATCCGCAATTCACCTGCATATCCGCGCGCTCAGCCTGCCGAGCCACGACGCGGCCCAACGTAATGCGTTCGTTGCCGCGCTGGTGCACGAGCTGGTCCGGCGCGCGGCGCTGAACGGCGGCGCCGCCACCGATGCCAATGCAGAGCAGGTACGCACCGTGGCAGACGGCGCGCAACCGGCGCAGACCGGCACGCAAGCGGGCCGCGCCATCGCCGACACGTTTCATCTGAAGCATTGAGCCGTGCCATGAGAACGTCCTTGTTCACGCCCCGTCCCGACACCTCGCCGCCACGCTCGCGCCTGGTGATGCGGCGCTGCGCCTGCGGTTGCGGCGGCAAGTCGAAGTGCGCTGCGGCTGCATCATCCGGCCGT
The DNA window shown above is from Achromobacter spanius and carries:
- a CDS encoding ATP-binding protein, translating into MNARAPTDWIEANQQLLAAEFTRLRTRLRKPGSRPPRHGAQQLAQARAALDGDSAIDQLTATFGLSAFERDLLLLCAGIEMDAVLADLCTHANGRNGSQRHATFALALAELEGAHWSALSPQRPLRRWRLLDVDDTADLSTARLRIDERVLHYLAGLNEPDARLRPLLRPALPLPHAASAHEAAAQQIAAQVADAQGTPLPVFVLEGDDPGAQEDVAARAAHAAGLACLTLQAEDVPADAAERNAILTLWQRDAVLLGAALYIDASEGLTPAARHLVEQAGGLCLVGVREPVTLRAASRPCTVARPQEADRRTLWRQALGPEAAARVGDAVDQAASQFGLDSRTLQRTAAALAPALQETGADPAAVLWQGCAQASRRKLDGLAQRLTPAAGWDDLVLPEPQRAVLRQIAAHLRQRYRVHQDWGFAAAQSRGLGLATLFTGESGTGKTMAAEALARETGLDLYRIDLSAVVSKYIGETEKNLRRLFEAAEDGGAILLFDEADALFGKRSEVKDSHDRYANIEISYLLQRMESYRGLAVLTTNLKSNLDSAFLRRLRFVVQFPFPDLDQRARIWRGVFPAATPTRDLDPRQLARLNLTGGSIRNVALNAAFLAADAGTEVTMAHVLQAAHAEAAKRERPLADAETRGWP